In a single window of the bacterium genome:
- the asnB gene encoding asparagine synthase (glutamine-hydrolyzing) → MCGIAGIVGRADQALINAMTEALAHRGPDDSGTLMLEHDQVALGHRRLSIIDRSPAGHQPMTSASGRFTLVYNGELYNYRELRQELEQSGHAFRSRSDTEVLLTAYEAWGSACLQRFTGMFAFAIWDHREKKLFAARDQLGVKPFYYTLTGQRLAFASELKALLPLPGLQREVDLDALHSILLFLWIPDPKTIFRNIFKLAAGHFLEYCDGRLKIDRYWEIPTAHPDSRPESYYVEGLRERLQQAVQRQMVSEVPVGAFLSGGLDSSAIVALARSRSNADFSTYTIKFSAQDSRMEAMPDDARYARIIARQFETDHHEIEIAPNLVELLPKILWHLDEPIADPAAINTYLIAQAAKASGTTVLLNGMGGDEIFAGYRKHLAAMLAMNYRRIPQWLRSATVEGLVRYAPVAFAQRGWRLARWAKRFVKSASFDPINSFIGIYSYYDDEEFRELLAPAFHVPREDTYALRRHFDYFAQVPELEYLNQMCFVDSKLFLPGLNLMYSDKATMAAGVEGRPPLVDHQVVEFAFSIPAKYKIHGWQAKYILKKAMAPLLPPEVIYRPKAAFGAPLRAWVKHGLGRLIDDLLSEERIRRRGYLNPAYVRQIIAEDRAGRQDNAHRIWALLTLELWFEIFVDGVRG, encoded by the coding sequence ATGTGCGGCATTGCCGGAATAGTCGGCCGGGCTGATCAGGCGCTCATCAACGCGATGACGGAAGCGCTCGCCCATCGCGGGCCGGATGACAGCGGTACGCTCATGCTCGAGCACGACCAGGTCGCGTTGGGCCACCGCCGCTTGAGCATCATCGATCGCAGCCCTGCCGGCCACCAGCCCATGACCAGTGCCAGCGGCCGCTTCACTCTGGTTTACAACGGCGAGTTGTACAATTATCGTGAGCTGCGGCAGGAGCTGGAGCAGAGCGGCCATGCCTTTCGCTCGCGCTCCGACACCGAAGTGCTGCTCACCGCTTATGAAGCCTGGGGCAGCGCTTGTTTGCAGCGCTTCACCGGCATGTTCGCCTTTGCGATTTGGGATCACCGCGAGAAAAAGCTGTTTGCCGCACGCGACCAACTCGGCGTCAAGCCGTTTTATTATACTCTCACCGGCCAGCGCCTGGCTTTTGCCTCGGAGCTGAAGGCGCTGCTGCCTCTGCCGGGACTGCAGCGCGAAGTCGATCTCGACGCGCTGCACAGCATTCTGCTCTTCCTGTGGATCCCGGATCCCAAAACCATCTTTCGCAATATTTTCAAACTGGCGGCCGGTCATTTTCTCGAGTACTGCGATGGCAGGCTGAAAATCGACCGCTACTGGGAGATTCCCACCGCGCATCCTGATTCCCGCCCGGAAAGCTACTATGTCGAAGGTCTGCGCGAACGACTGCAGCAGGCGGTGCAGCGACAAATGGTGAGCGAGGTGCCGGTGGGGGCGTTTCTCAGCGGCGGACTGGATTCCAGTGCGATCGTGGCCCTGGCGCGCAGCCGGAGCAACGCGGATTTTTCCACCTACACCATCAAGTTCAGCGCGCAGGACAGCCGCATGGAGGCCATGCCGGATGACGCCCGTTATGCCCGGATCATCGCGCGGCAGTTCGAGACCGACCACCATGAGATCGAGATCGCGCCCAATTTGGTGGAGCTGCTGCCGAAAATTCTGTGGCATCTCGACGAGCCGATCGCGGATCCGGCCGCCATCAACACCTATCTCATCGCGCAAGCGGCGAAGGCCTCCGGCACCACGGTTTTGCTCAACGGCATGGGCGGGGATGAGATTTTCGCGGGCTATCGCAAACATTTGGCGGCCATGCTGGCGATGAACTATCGCCGCATCCCCCAGTGGCTGCGGTCGGCCACGGTGGAGGGGTTGGTGCGCTACGCGCCGGTGGCCTTTGCGCAGCGTGGTTGGCGCCTGGCACGCTGGGCCAAGCGTTTTGTCAAGAGCGCGAGCTTCGATCCCATCAACAGTTTCATCGGCATTTATTCGTACTATGATGACGAGGAATTCCGCGAGTTGCTGGCGCCGGCGTTTCATGTGCCGCGCGAGGACACCTACGCCTTGCGCCGCCACTTCGACTATTTCGCGCAGGTGCCCGAGCTGGAATACCTCAATCAAATGTGTTTCGTGGACAGCAAGTTGTTCCTGCCGGGCTTGAATTTGATGTATTCCGACAAGGCCACCATGGCCGCGGGAGTGGAAGGCCGGCCGCCGCTGGTCGATCACCAGGTGGTGGAATTCGCCTTCAGTATTCCGGCGAAATACAAGATTCACGGCTGGCAGGCGAAATACATTTTGAAAAAGGCGATGGCGCCGCTGCTGCCGCCCGAGGTGATCTATCGCCCCAAAGCGGCATTCGGCGCGCCGTTGCGCGCCTGGGTGAAACATGGCCTGGGCCGGTTAATCGATGACTTGTTGAGCGAGGAACGGATTAGGCGGCGTGGTTATCTCAATCCCGCGTATGTGCGCCAAATTATCGCGGAGGATCGCGCCGGCCGGCAGGACAACGCCCATCGCATTTGGGCGCTGTTGACGCTGGAGCTGTGGTTTGAGATTTTTGTGGATGGGGTCAGGGGATGA
- a CDS encoding glycosyltransferase family 4 protein codes for MKPLPKPHILIYAPTPPPYAGPEVATGLLLEAVKGEKIKLTHVRSNVRQENGKKGVFDIEGIFSFIRVYRDFWRALLQTRPDKVYFLLSSGPVGLLRDIVIIFTAKLTGRAAIAHYRGGSFRSLYEEYHPLLRWLIRRALQRIDCLIVQAEVLKPLFAGLVAEEKLRVLYNGMKLNGYHPEPQRLQAKPFTILFMGHVAFSKGFYELVQAYLQLRQKHAVRLLFAGEQRFAGDRRKSISAFLSGPARDFFNRAADHIEQVITGFVSEAERHEAHYLGVIAGEAKVRAFIAADVFVLPSYTEGFSMSVLEAMAHGLPVVVTPVGALPEVVREGVNGVFTEVGNSRDLADKLESLICRRARARAMGEYNARYVAERFGIEQVAAEFEEILANA; via the coding sequence TTGAAGCCACTCCCTAAACCGCACATCTTGATCTACGCGCCCACGCCGCCGCCCTATGCCGGGCCGGAGGTGGCCACCGGCCTGCTGCTCGAGGCCGTAAAGGGTGAGAAGATCAAACTCACCCATGTGCGCAGCAACGTGCGTCAGGAAAACGGCAAAAAGGGCGTGTTCGATATTGAAGGTATTTTCAGTTTCATCAGGGTCTACCGCGATTTCTGGCGGGCATTGCTGCAGACCCGGCCGGATAAGGTCTACTTTCTGCTGTCCTCCGGGCCGGTCGGCCTGCTGCGCGATATTGTCATCATCTTCACGGCCAAGTTGACGGGCCGGGCCGCGATTGCACATTACCGCGGCGGCAGTTTCCGCAGCTTGTATGAAGAGTATCATCCGCTGCTGCGCTGGCTCATCCGCCGCGCCCTCCAACGCATCGATTGCCTGATCGTGCAGGCGGAAGTACTCAAGCCACTATTCGCGGGACTGGTGGCCGAGGAGAAGCTGCGGGTATTGTATAACGGCATGAAGCTGAACGGCTATCATCCCGAGCCGCAGCGGCTGCAGGCCAAGCCATTTACCATCTTGTTCATGGGGCACGTGGCGTTTTCCAAAGGATTCTATGAATTGGTGCAAGCCTATCTGCAGTTGCGGCAGAAGCACGCGGTGCGGCTGCTGTTTGCCGGCGAACAGCGTTTTGCCGGCGACCGGCGCAAATCAATATCCGCCTTCCTTTCCGGACCGGCGCGGGACTTCTTCAATCGCGCAGCCGATCATATCGAACAAGTGATTACCGGGTTCGTGAGCGAGGCCGAACGCCATGAGGCGCATTATCTCGGCGTGATTGCCGGTGAGGCCAAGGTCCGGGCCTTCATTGCCGCGGACGTGTTCGTGCTGCCCTCTTACACCGAGGGCTTTTCCATGTCCGTGCTGGAGGCCATGGCGCATGGCCTGCCGGTGGTGGTGACGCCGGTGGGCGCCCTGCCGGAGGTGGTGCGCGAGGGCGTCAATGGTGTTTTTACGGAAGTGGGCAACAGCCGGGATTTGGCTGACAAGTTGGAAAGTTTGATTTGCCGGCGCGCGCGCGCCCGCGCCATGGGCGAATACAATGCCCGCTATGTGGCGGAGCGCTTTGGCATCGAGCAGGTGGCCGCTGAGTTCGAGGAAATCCTCGCCAACGCCTAG
- a CDS encoding glycosyltransferase family 4 protein, which translates to MRICFAMDFHYSERIGGAEVQAWLLARELARRGHEVHYLAQSLQGKANEMEVREGVQLHWLKYRGYFLWRNGLEYYRTLRRLAPDMIIQRMTSFNTGVTGLYARRHHKPFAWICTDNGIPERWLFTRKEWHAARQKGLSGKLKSPILLLNAVINDLARDWGMRQATHVFTQNEEQFDKLLSNYGLTSLHMPSGHELPRAGIAPPARFHHKIILWVGNLGANKRPEKFIQLAKLVQKREWKFVIVGGKEGVSSFEESFGETRLDNLHWLGKLTFNETLLWFDQATIFVNTSKIEGEGFPNTFIQSWLRGVPVVTLGVDPNQFITKNDLGRVGKDVQTMVDALHELLGDEADYCRMSERIAAFAARQFTIATVADQFLQAIHASKTAVQSRLADTHSQLACAS; encoded by the coding sequence ATGAGAATCTGCTTCGCCATGGACTTTCACTACAGCGAGCGCATCGGCGGAGCCGAGGTGCAGGCCTGGCTGCTGGCCAGAGAACTGGCACGGCGCGGGCATGAAGTCCACTATCTCGCGCAATCGCTGCAGGGCAAGGCGAATGAAATGGAAGTCCGTGAGGGCGTTCAGCTGCACTGGCTCAAGTATCGCGGTTATTTCCTCTGGCGCAATGGCCTGGAGTATTATCGCACGCTGCGACGCCTCGCTCCCGACATGATCATCCAGCGCATGACTTCTTTCAATACCGGCGTCACCGGACTTTATGCTCGCCGGCATCACAAGCCGTTTGCCTGGATTTGCACCGACAATGGCATTCCTGAGCGCTGGCTGTTCACGCGCAAGGAGTGGCATGCTGCGCGGCAAAAAGGGTTGAGCGGCAAGCTGAAAAGCCCAATTCTATTGCTCAATGCCGTTATCAACGATCTCGCCCGCGACTGGGGCATGAGGCAGGCTACCCACGTTTTTACCCAGAATGAAGAACAATTCGACAAGCTGCTCAGCAACTATGGGCTAACCTCGCTGCACATGCCCTCTGGACACGAACTGCCGCGGGCCGGGATTGCGCCACCCGCGCGTTTTCACCACAAGATCATTCTATGGGTGGGAAATCTGGGCGCGAACAAGCGGCCGGAGAAGTTCATCCAACTCGCGAAACTCGTACAAAAGCGGGAATGGAAATTCGTGATAGTTGGAGGTAAAGAGGGCGTGAGCAGTTTTGAAGAATCTTTTGGTGAGACCCGCCTTGACAATTTGCACTGGCTCGGAAAACTTACTTTTAATGAGACGTTGTTGTGGTTTGATCAAGCAACGATATTTGTGAATACTTCAAAGATTGAAGGAGAAGGTTTTCCCAATACCTTTATCCAATCCTGGCTGCGCGGTGTGCCGGTGGTGACCTTGGGCGTCGATCCGAATCAGTTCATCACAAAGAATGATTTGGGCCGGGTCGGCAAGGATGTGCAAACCATGGTAGATGCCCTGCATGAATTGCTCGGCGATGAAGCCGATTACTGCCGAATGTCCGAACGCATTGCGGCATTTGCGGCGCGCCAGTTTACCATCGCGACTGTTGCCGATCAATTTCTACAGGCCATTCACGCCAGCAAAACTGCCGTGCAATCCCGTTTGGCTGATACGCATTCGCAACTGGCATGTGCTTCATAA
- the asnB gene encoding asparagine synthase (glutamine-hydrolyzing): protein MQAQLESARDLLQHRGPDDRGLWVDPQGACMLGHRRLSIIDLSAAGHQPMCNEDETIWLVYNGEVYNFPELCAELQALGHHFRSQTDTEVIVHGYEEYGVDIISRLRGMFAFALYDCRRQQLLLARDRVGIKPLYYTAGGDAFLFASEIKSLLAMPGVEKQLDEQALHEYLAFGKVYAPRTMFRGIIKLPAAHYMLIKRSGETAMQRYWSPYQRRFPLAPASNENEYREALFGLLQESVRLRMRSDVPVGVFLSGGVDSTANVALMSRVHGSKVHTFTAGFQGQEAYDERSHARAAAQHFKTEHHEVEITPRHLLEVLPELAFYLDEPVADATTIPIYFVSQLARRNGAIVILNGDGSDELFCGYDKYMQYLRLQPYWRGFNSLPRFIKTAVAQASQRMGVNGAAGEILARASHEIELYVGATGALKGTPAFQEFVNGKAEVYRAVAEGRQQFEAERRSTDYCEWLSYWGLRSEVEHVFLYRADRMGMANSIEIRVPFLDHHLVEFALQMPQPLKYKNGEKKYILKQALSGLVPDEFLYRKKQGFCVPLREWAGSMMHDKIFEVLPRLQSDWGGLSTEFLEAVHARLRATEEEGFLSWNLYTLATWYERWFD, encoded by the coding sequence ATGCAAGCGCAGCTTGAAAGCGCCCGCGATTTGTTACAACATCGCGGACCGGATGATCGCGGGCTTTGGGTCGATCCACAAGGCGCGTGTATGCTCGGCCATCGCCGGTTGAGTATTATTGATCTCTCTGCTGCCGGACATCAACCGATGTGCAACGAAGATGAAACCATCTGGTTGGTGTACAACGGTGAAGTCTACAACTTTCCCGAATTGTGCGCCGAATTGCAGGCGCTGGGACATCACTTCCGCTCGCAGACGGATACCGAAGTCATCGTGCACGGCTATGAAGAGTATGGCGTCGATATTATTTCCCGTTTGCGCGGCATGTTTGCGTTCGCCCTCTATGATTGCCGGCGGCAGCAGCTTTTGCTCGCGCGCGATCGTGTCGGTATCAAGCCGCTATATTACACGGCCGGCGGCGATGCCTTTTTGTTTGCTTCGGAAATCAAATCGCTCTTGGCGATGCCGGGGGTTGAAAAACAGCTTGATGAACAGGCTTTGCATGAGTATTTAGCTTTTGGCAAGGTCTACGCGCCCAGAACCATGTTTCGCGGCATCATTAAATTACCGGCTGCGCATTATATGTTGATCAAGCGCTCCGGGGAAACCGCGATGCAGCGTTATTGGTCGCCTTATCAGCGGCGTTTCCCGCTGGCGCCGGCGTCAAATGAGAATGAATATCGCGAGGCTCTGTTTGGCCTGCTGCAGGAATCGGTGCGGCTGCGCATGCGCAGCGATGTTCCGGTGGGCGTGTTTTTGAGCGGCGGAGTTGATTCCACGGCCAATGTTGCATTAATGTCGCGTGTGCACGGAAGCAAGGTGCACACGTTTACTGCCGGGTTTCAAGGGCAGGAAGCCTATGACGAACGCAGCCATGCCCGGGCGGCAGCGCAGCATTTCAAAACCGAGCATCATGAAGTCGAGATTACCCCGCGCCATCTTTTGGAGGTGCTGCCGGAGCTGGCATTTTATCTCGATGAGCCGGTCGCAGATGCCACCACCATTCCGATTTACTTTGTTTCGCAACTGGCGCGGCGCAACGGCGCGATTGTGATTCTCAATGGCGACGGCAGCGATGAGCTGTTTTGTGGTTACGACAAATACATGCAATACCTGCGGCTGCAACCCTATTGGCGCGGATTCAACAGTCTGCCGCGTTTCATCAAAACAGCGGTAGCGCAGGCGAGTCAACGAATGGGAGTGAATGGCGCTGCCGGCGAGATACTGGCACGCGCCTCCCATGAGATCGAGCTTTACGTCGGCGCGACCGGCGCGCTCAAAGGCACGCCGGCATTCCAAGAATTCGTGAACGGCAAAGCAGAGGTTTATCGCGCCGTAGCAGAAGGCCGCCAACAGTTTGAGGCCGAACGCCGCAGCACGGATTATTGCGAATGGCTGTCGTATTGGGGCCTGCGCTCGGAAGTCGAACACGTTTTTTTGTATCGCGCCGACCGCATGGGCATGGCGAATTCCATCGAGATTCGCGTGCCGTTTCTCGATCACCATCTGGTGGAATTCGCCTTGCAAATGCCGCAGCCGCTCAAATACAAAAACGGCGAAAAAAAGTACATTCTCAAACAAGCACTCAGCGGGCTGGTGCCGGATGAATTTCTCTATCGCAAGAAGCAGGGTTTTTGCGTGCCGCTGCGGGAATGGGCCGGTAGCATGATGCACGACAAAATTTTTGAGGTATTGCCGCGCCTGCAATCCGATTGGGGCGGACTGAGTACTGAGTTTCTGGAGGCAGTCCACGCGCGCCTGCGTGCGACCGAAGAAGAGGGGTTTTTGAGTTGGAATTTGTATACGCTGGCAACGTGGTATGAACGCTGGTTTGATTGA
- a CDS encoding glycosyltransferase family 4 protein: MVAILTNIPTPYRIPLFNCIADQLAQRHFPLQVLFAMPTYHRRQWQSVLAEARFEYQLLDLPRVPWGEEYVLAIPHRLSQALRALHASCLVLGGFNLLALSGASFAQRHRIPYIIWSGETIAEAQQRRGKSVRRFLRHRLTRRATACIAYGTRAQEYLQALGVTNERIRVAVNCVDTDFFRDQVSARRSLVTAPSHTVGARLLFVGHLQRRKGLDSVLHALKLCEHLPVKLDVVGDGPARAHYEHLAAELSLHNVIFHGFRQKAELPDFYAAADFFVFPSLQEIFGLVLVEAAAAGLPIIASKFAGGTVDVVQEGRNGFVVDPTDISALAQRIKELCLNPAMRAAMGRQSLQIVAESVNIQRSAEGFVQAVLSCVP, encoded by the coding sequence ATGGTCGCCATTCTCACGAATATTCCGACGCCGTATCGCATCCCTCTGTTTAACTGCATCGCGGATCAGCTTGCTCAGCGCCATTTCCCTCTGCAAGTCTTGTTCGCCATGCCGACCTACCATCGCCGGCAGTGGCAGAGCGTGCTGGCTGAAGCACGATTTGAGTATCAGCTTCTGGATTTGCCACGCGTGCCATGGGGCGAGGAGTATGTGTTGGCCATTCCCCACCGTCTCTCCCAAGCTTTACGCGCTCTGCACGCCTCTTGTCTGGTTTTGGGTGGTTTCAATCTGCTGGCGCTCTCTGGCGCCAGCTTCGCACAGCGTCATCGGATTCCGTACATTATTTGGTCCGGAGAGACGATCGCCGAGGCGCAACAGCGGCGCGGCAAGTCCGTACGCCGCTTTCTACGCCACCGGTTGACCCGGCGGGCTACAGCCTGCATCGCCTATGGCACGCGGGCACAAGAGTATTTGCAGGCCTTGGGGGTGACGAACGAAAGGATCAGGGTCGCGGTCAATTGCGTCGATACAGATTTTTTTCGTGATCAAGTGTCTGCCCGGCGCTCGTTAGTGACTGCGCCCTCTCATACCGTCGGAGCGCGCCTGCTGTTCGTCGGTCATTTGCAGCGCCGCAAGGGCCTGGATTCCGTCCTGCATGCGCTGAAACTGTGTGAGCACCTGCCGGTGAAATTGGATGTCGTCGGTGACGGTCCGGCTCGCGCCCATTACGAGCACCTGGCGGCAGAGTTGAGTTTGCATAACGTCATCTTTCACGGCTTTCGGCAGAAAGCAGAGCTTCCCGACTTCTATGCGGCAGCGGATTTTTTCGTTTTTCCCTCACTGCAGGAAATCTTCGGCTTGGTGCTGGTTGAGGCCGCGGCCGCGGGTTTGCCCATCATTGCCTCGAAATTCGCCGGCGGCACGGTGGACGTGGTGCAGGAGGGAAGGAACGGCTTTGTGGTGGATCCCACCGATATTTCGGCATTGGCTCAGCGTATCAAAGAGCTTTGTCTGAATCCGGCGATGCGCGCGGCAATGGGCCGGCAATCGCTGCAGATTGTTGCCGAATCGGTCAATATCCAACGCAGTGCCGAGGGGTTCGTGCAAGCCGTGTTGAGTTGTGTGCCGTGA
- a CDS encoding class I SAM-dependent methyltransferase — protein MLHKVARSIRNLGAIIVDELRFEFLQHALQQIGKRPSLLDLGCGQKPYRELYAAYTQKSFGLDVPTTQHGMQAIDVQGRGTELPFIDQTFDLVFCTEVMEHVAEPKRMLQEIHRVLKPGGYLILTTPFLVPVHEAPYDFYRYTPYGLQHLLEQASFCIVSHETFAEAFGVLISLVVQLQLKFWSALAQLLHFPRLYSLLNPIIFFLVYLPQRTYVALLRAVRRVKGGERVIRQLSYTAKGYGMLAVKS, from the coding sequence GTGCTTCATAAAGTGGCTCGCAGTATTCGAAATCTAGGGGCCATTATTGTAGACGAGTTGCGTTTTGAGTTTTTGCAGCATGCTTTGCAACAAATCGGTAAGCGCCCATCCCTGCTCGATCTCGGCTGCGGTCAAAAGCCTTACCGTGAACTCTATGCGGCATACACGCAAAAATCCTTCGGTCTCGACGTGCCGACCACGCAACACGGCATGCAAGCCATCGATGTGCAGGGCCGGGGCACAGAATTACCCTTCATTGATCAGACATTCGATCTGGTTTTTTGCACTGAAGTGATGGAGCATGTGGCAGAGCCCAAACGCATGCTGCAGGAGATACATCGCGTGCTCAAACCTGGTGGCTACTTGATTCTGACGACGCCTTTCTTGGTGCCAGTGCATGAAGCGCCATATGACTTTTATCGCTATACGCCTTATGGCCTGCAACACCTGCTGGAGCAGGCTTCTTTTTGCATTGTCTCACACGAGACGTTTGCCGAGGCTTTTGGCGTGCTGATCTCGCTGGTGGTGCAACTGCAGCTCAAATTTTGGAGTGCGCTGGCCCAGCTTCTGCATTTCCCCCGGCTTTATAGTCTGCTCAATCCCATCATTTTTTTTCTGGTCTATTTGCCACAACGCACTTACGTGGCCTTGCTCAGAGCTGTCCGTCGAGTCAAAGGGGGCGAGCGCGTTATCCGGCAATTGAGTTACACCGCAAAGGGCTACGGCATGCTTGCGGTGAAATCATAG
- a CDS encoding PIN domain-containing protein, giving the protein MSTFVDTGAFYAMANRRDRYHTTAKAYFLSNFGSSDFVTSNLVFVESWLLIHHRLGATASREFWKSIRSNVVAVLEISAQDLELAWTISEQYGDQDFSLVDCASFAIMERLEITRAFAFDSHFTIYRPAKTGFFERVP; this is encoded by the coding sequence ATGAGCACCTTCGTTGACACGGGGGCGTTTTATGCCATGGCGAATCGCCGTGATAGATATCACACCACAGCCAAGGCGTATTTTTTGTCGAACTTCGGATCCAGCGATTTTGTCACTTCCAATCTCGTCTTCGTCGAAAGCTGGTTGCTGATCCATCATAGACTTGGAGCGACCGCCTCACGAGAATTCTGGAAAAGTATCAGAAGTAATGTTGTGGCCGTGCTTGAAATCTCGGCGCAAGATTTGGAGCTGGCTTGGACTATCAGTGAGCAGTATGGCGACCAAGATTTCAGCTTGGTCGATTGCGCCAGTTTTGCGATCATGGAACGCCTCGAAATCACGAGGGCGTTTGCTTTCGACTCTCACTTCACCATCTATCGTCCTGCAAAGACAGGCTTTTTTGAGCGGGTCCCATGA
- a CDS encoding glycosyltransferase family 4 protein, which produces MIAESRQNSIAAGTDSHICFLQDSLYSPALKGWTGTHLQNFLLAKHFKAAGMRVCFVVASASPEIKPSNPYEGMPVHFLKVPEIAPFAAAWRKTMRLLQSVSPDFVYVKGRSWLAGVARAYAGATGAKFMWASNNEDGCGPWKYSRKTLTSSKSLFRKAAKLFASATEDLIYARAIAGADFCINQTHRQQLQLAKAFQKKGIVIPSVQDVPVGPFQKDTEPFLLWVGYFAREKGPECFLKLAHAFRDASFRFCMVGAPSPNLPLTEALLLAQQNGKFEYLGQLPHAEVLKLMERAWLLVSTSGSNGDGIPNVMVEAWLREVPTLSLQLDPEGIIQKHGLGVVAQNFEELRVALPRLLTRSDQLHEMGKQARRKAEELFSAKTNVARYLEIMFPEKLTSVNSLDLSVR; this is translated from the coding sequence ATGATTGCCGAATCGCGTCAAAATTCCATAGCAGCCGGGACTGATTCCCACATTTGCTTCCTGCAAGACAGTCTCTACTCGCCGGCTTTGAAAGGCTGGACCGGCACGCATTTGCAAAATTTCCTCCTCGCCAAGCATTTCAAAGCTGCTGGTATGAGAGTGTGCTTTGTTGTTGCTTCTGCCAGCCCTGAGATCAAGCCATCGAATCCTTATGAAGGCATGCCGGTCCATTTTCTGAAGGTTCCGGAGATTGCGCCTTTTGCGGCCGCTTGGAGGAAAACGATGAGATTGCTTCAGAGTGTTTCGCCGGATTTTGTTTATGTTAAAGGCCGCTCATGGCTCGCGGGCGTGGCGCGAGCCTATGCCGGCGCAACTGGGGCAAAGTTCATGTGGGCTTCAAACAATGAAGATGGATGTGGGCCGTGGAAATATTCCCGGAAGACCTTAACATCTTCAAAAAGCCTGTTTCGCAAGGCAGCCAAGCTTTTCGCGAGTGCGACAGAAGACTTGATCTATGCCCGCGCTATTGCAGGAGCAGATTTCTGCATCAATCAGACGCATCGCCAACAACTCCAGCTTGCAAAGGCCTTTCAAAAAAAGGGGATCGTCATTCCTTCGGTTCAAGACGTTCCGGTAGGCCCATTTCAAAAAGACACTGAGCCGTTTTTGCTTTGGGTCGGCTACTTTGCTCGTGAAAAGGGGCCGGAGTGCTTTTTGAAACTGGCTCATGCGTTTCGGGATGCTTCATTCAGATTCTGCATGGTTGGCGCGCCCTCGCCCAACCTGCCATTGACCGAAGCGCTATTACTTGCACAACAGAATGGCAAATTTGAATATTTGGGGCAATTGCCCCATGCTGAAGTTCTCAAGCTCATGGAGCGTGCGTGGCTATTGGTGAGTACGAGTGGCTCGAATGGCGATGGCATTCCGAACGTAATGGTTGAAGCCTGGCTGCGCGAAGTGCCAACCTTGTCACTGCAACTTGACCCAGAAGGTATCATTCAAAAACATGGCCTGGGTGTCGTGGCACAGAACTTTGAAGAGTTGCGCGTGGCTTTGCCCAGGCTTTTGACTAGGTCTGATCAGTTACACGAGATGGGAAAGCAAGCACGGCGCAAGGCCGAGGAACTGTTCAGCGCCAAAACTAATGTTGCTCGCTATCTTGAGATAATGTTTCCGGAAAAGCTGACGTCAGTCAATTCGCTGGATTTGAGCGTACGATGA
- a CDS encoding class I SAM-dependent methyltransferase: MTYVLILALKYLRRAASQLLKAEIREAGRALLNFFLVLPHLVLLLRPARKRCPLCGWRGAHFLPKLGTDWRITLGHTCPKCSSDKRYRTYAAALRRWLPASDKPLRILEVAGTEYSERLFAHLPNRFYVAADLAYRTAKVKTDVTRLAFADQSFDFVLCSHVLEHVKEDVQAMRELHRVLCSNGQALLQVPMDNELGQTIEYEAPNPAESDHVRCYGRDYRERLQAAGFTVKSANLWKNAEELNRCGGNDEELYFCIKSTSNGRHSHEYSDAVSHPSV, encoded by the coding sequence ATGACATACGTTTTGATATTGGCGCTCAAATATTTGCGCCGAGCGGCTTCACAGTTGCTGAAAGCAGAAATCCGAGAGGCCGGGCGCGCTCTGTTGAATTTCTTTCTTGTGCTGCCTCATCTGGTTTTGTTGCTGCGTCCGGCGCGCAAGCGTTGTCCGCTCTGCGGCTGGCGCGGCGCGCATTTTCTTCCCAAGCTGGGAACGGATTGGAGGATCACCTTGGGCCACACGTGTCCGAAATGTTCGAGCGACAAGCGCTACCGCACTTATGCTGCAGCCTTGCGACGCTGGCTGCCGGCCTCCGACAAGCCCCTGCGCATCCTGGAAGTGGCCGGTACCGAGTATTCCGAACGACTTTTCGCGCACCTGCCCAATCGTTTCTATGTAGCAGCAGATCTTGCGTATCGCACGGCCAAAGTCAAAACCGATGTGACACGGCTGGCCTTTGCCGATCAGTCTTTTGATTTTGTCCTGTGCTCGCACGTGCTGGAACACGTCAAGGAAGACGTGCAGGCCATGCGCGAGTTGCATCGCGTGTTATGCAGCAATGGCCAGGCATTGCTGCAGGTTCCCATGGACAACGAGTTAGGGCAAACGATTGAGTACGAGGCTCCTAATCCCGCCGAAAGCGATCATGTCCGCTGCTACGGCAGGGATTACCGTGAGCGTCTGCAAGCGGCGGGTTTCACAGTGAAGTCAGCAAATCTGTGGAAGAACGCAGAGGAGCTGAACCGTTGCGGTGGTAACGACGAAGAGCTCTATTTTTGCATTAAATCTACCTCCAATGGTCGCCATTCTCACGAATATTCCGACGCCGTATCGCATCCCTCTGTTTAA